From one Thermococcus sp. LS1 genomic stretch:
- a CDS encoding DUF134 domain-containing protein, giving the protein MPMGMGRGWGRGRGRRRKMRMIGFIPQVRHFYPALPPLGQPKPPIFMTYEEFEALRLVDFEGLTQEEAGKRMGVSRGTVWRALSSARKKVAQMLVEGRELIILPQGNEIPKDIAEEGP; this is encoded by the coding sequence ATGCCGATGGGAATGGGACGCGGTTGGGGAAGAGGAAGGGGCAGAAGAAGAAAGATGAGGATGATAGGCTTCATCCCTCAGGTTAGACATTTCTATCCTGCACTGCCGCCCCTTGGACAGCCCAAGCCACCGATTTTCATGACTTATGAGGAGTTTGAAGCCCTGAGGCTGGTTGATTTTGAGGGGTTGACCCAGGAGGAGGCCGGAAAGCGAATGGGTGTTTCAAGAGGAACAGTCTGGAGAGCCCTGAGCTCGGCCAGAAAGAAAGTTGCTCAGATGCTGGTTGAGGGCAGAGAGCTGATAATCCTCCCTCAGGGCAACGAGATCCCAAAGGACATTGCTGAAGAAGGTCCATAA
- a CDS encoding 6-carboxytetrahydropterin synthase, which yields MGFRLTERKIGWHKDFDSSHFLALPYGSKCLRIHGHTYNVDVEIWGDVNESGMIFDFNHLSNLIKLLDHRILVSEEWVVERKDGLIVIEKNGKRLELPENEAVVLDKPNVTAEYIAEWFAERITEKAGDNVRKIRVKIWEDPRSYAEVTLER from the coding sequence ATGGGATTTCGTTTAACTGAGAGAAAGATTGGCTGGCACAAGGACTTCGATAGCTCGCACTTTCTCGCTCTTCCCTATGGAAGCAAGTGCCTCAGAATTCACGGCCACACCTACAACGTTGACGTGGAGATATGGGGCGACGTCAACGAAAGCGGCATGATATTCGACTTCAACCACCTCAGCAATCTCATTAAGCTCCTGGACCACAGGATTCTTGTGAGTGAGGAGTGGGTTGTAGAAAGAAAAGACGGTCTGATAGTTATCGAAAAGAACGGCAAGCGTCTGGAGCTTCCCGAGAACGAAGCAGTCGTCCTTGATAAGCCCAACGTTACCGCGGAGTACATAGCCGAGTGGTTCGCGGAGAGGATAACTGAAAAAGCCGGGGACAACGTGAGAAAGATAAGAGTGAAAATCTGGGAAGATCCGAGGAGCTACGCAGAAGTAACACTGGAGCGTTAA